The following coding sequences are from one Triticum dicoccoides isolate Atlit2015 ecotype Zavitan chromosome 4A, WEW_v2.0, whole genome shotgun sequence window:
- the LOC119288140 gene encoding flavonoid 3',5'-hydroxylase-like translates to MQLAALCTDPFVLSCTFLCLLLHLALRHSLNHRSSRLPPGPPGLPILGAMPFVGPAPHTGLAALARKYGPVMYLRMGTCGVVVASSPSAARTFLKALDARFANRPAVASAADITYGRQNMVFADYGPKWKLMRKLSSVHLLGARAVADWAGVRRDEAGRALRGMAEAAEAGRAVVVPEVLVCALANIVGQITVSKRVFDAQGDESSSYKEMIVSLLTGTGLFNISDFVPALSWLDLQGVQARLRRVHRQFDGLITKLLAEHAATAEERAREGRLDFVDRLRASSKDEDGETITEVNIKGLIFDMFTAGTDTSSIIVEWAMAEMINNPSIMARAQEEMDHVIGRDRRIEESDIANLPYLQAICKEAMRLHPSTPLSLPHFSFEECEVDGHHVPANTRLLINIWAIGRDPVAWEDPLEFRPERFLSGPAAKIDPMGNNFELIPFGAGRRICAGKLAGMVFVQYFLGTLVHAFEWRLPDGEEKVDMAETFGLALPKAVPLKAIVTPRLVPAAYM, encoded by the exons ATGCAGCTCGCCGCTCTGTGCACCGACCCCTTCGTGCTCTCCTGCACCTTCCTGTGCCTCCTGCTCCACCTAGCGCTGCGCCACTCCCTGAACCACCGCAGCTCCCGGCTCCCGCCGGGACCTCCCGGCCTCCCCATTCTCGGCGCGATGCCGTTCGTCGGCCCGGCCCCGCACACCGGCCTCGCGGCGCTTGCCCGCAAGTACGGCCCCGTCATGTACCTGAGGATGGGCACCTGCGGCGTGGTGGTTGCCTCGTCGCCGTCGGCCGCGCGGACGTTCCTCAAGGCGCTGGACGCGCGCTTCGCCAACCGGCCAGCGGTGGCCAGCGCCGCGGACATCACGTACGGGCGCCAGAACATGGTGTTCGCCGACTACGGGCCCAAGTGGAAGCTGATGCGGAAGCTGTCGAGCGTGCACCTGCTCGGGGCGCGCGCGGTCGCGGACTGGGCAGGCGTGCGCCGCGACGAGGCCGGCCGCGCCCTGCGCGGCATGGCGGAGGCCGCGGAGGCCGGGCGggccgtggtggtgccggaggtgcTGGTGTGCGCGCTGGCCAACATCGTGGGGCAGATCACGGTGAGCAAGCGGGTGTTCGACGCGCAGGGCGACGAGTCCAGCAGCTACAAGGAGATGATCGTGTCGCTGCTGACCGGCACGGGGCTTTTCAACATCAGCGACTTCGTGCCGGCGCTGTCGTGGCTGGACCTGCAGGGGGTGCAGGCCAGGCTGCGCCGGGTGCACCGCCAGTTCGACGGGCTCATCACCAAGCTGCTAGCGGAGCACGCGGCGACGGCCGAGGAGCGCGCCCGGGAGGGCCGGCTCGACTTCGTGGACAGGCTCCGCGCCAGCAGCAAGGACGAGGACGGCGAGACCATCACCGAGGTCAACATCAAGGGCCTCATCTTC GACATGTTCACGGCCGGCACGGACACATCGTCCATCATTGTGGAGTGGGCAATGGCGGAGATGATCAATAACCCGTCTATCATGGCGCGCGCCCAGGAGGAGATGGACCATGTGATCGGCCGTGACCGCCGCATCGAGGAATCCGACATCGCCAACCTCCCCTACCTGCAGGCCATATGCAAAGAGGCCATGCGCCTCCACCCGTCCACGCCGCTCAGCCTGCCGCACTTCTCCTTCGAGGAGTGCGAGGTGGACGGCCACCACGTCCCCGCCAACACTCGGCTCCTTATCAACATCTGGGCAATCGGCCGCGACCCGGTGGCGTGGGAGGACCCCCTTGAGTTCCGGCCGGAGCGGTTCCTGTCCGGGCCGGCGGCCAAGATCGACCCCATGGGGAACAACTTCGAGCTGATCCCGTTCGGCGCCGGCAGAAGGATATGCGCCGGGAAGCTGGCCGGAATGGTCTTTGTGCAGTACTTCCTGGGAACGCTGGTGCACGCATTCGAGTGGCGGCTGCCGGACGGCGAGGAGAAGGTGGACATGGCTGAGACCTTCGGGCTGGCGCTCCCCAAGGCCGTCCCGCTCAAGGCCATCGTCACCCCGCGGCTCGTGCCGGCCGCCTACATGTGA